The Coffea eugenioides isolate CCC68of chromosome 8, Ceug_1.0, whole genome shotgun sequence genome has a segment encoding these proteins:
- the LOC113779838 gene encoding FCS-Like Zinc finger 11 isoform X2 yields the protein MLRKRTRSHQKDQNMGQLNSDVVSESFVHSDFLAHRNKNSSFFNVPGLFVGFNSKNSESDSARSPTSPLDFRVFTTWGNPFRSPKLSHESHHQKTWDTNKVGLSIIDSLDYEVKQSGKVLRSSDSKNILFGPKIRIKTPNFNNCTDSFEAPKSLPKDVGIFPFAKSKHSNLQNGSSDVLFEIGDGPLQRNSLGNFRPCSLDSGRSGSHLSRLANHNSNLSSTNFGSSNGTGPVTSPSHFKIGSVLGDSSGAEQPSITATIANGLIGTISPSEIELSEDYTCVRKHGPNPKVTHIFGDCVLECHNSELSNFGKYKEEGNALPLTAECSEVPTSYPSSNFLSFCYSCKKKLDGEDIYMYRGEKAFCSWACRLEEIMIDEETEKCNKNVSEKSAKPSNSRHTR from the exons ATGCTGAGAAAGAGGACCAGATCACATCAGAAAGATCAAAACATGGGTCAGCTCAATTCTGATGTTGTTTCAGAATCCTTTGTTCACTCTGATTTTTTGGCTCATAGGAATAAAAATAGCTCCTTTTTCAATGTGCCTGGTCTGTTTGTTGGTTTCAACTCTAAGAATTCTGAATCTGATTCAGCTAGAAGCCCCACTTCGCCTTTGGATTTTAGGGTGTTTACTACCTGGGGAAATCCCTTTAGGTCCCCAAAATTGTCCCATGAAAGTCATCATCAAAAGACCTGGGATACCAATAAAGTAGGGCTAAGCATTATTGATTCTCTTGATTATGAGGTTAAGCAATCGGGAAAAGTTCTCCGATCTTCTGATAGTAAAAACATTCTTTTTGGACCAAAGATAAGGATaaaaacaccaaattttaacaATTGTACTGATTCTTTTGAGGCGCCTAAATCTCTGCCCAAAGATGTTGGTATTTTTCCTTTTGCCAAATCTAAGCATTCTAATCTGCAAAACGGCAGCTCTGATGTTCTTTTTGAAATTGGAGATGGCCCATTGCAACGGAACTCCCTTGGAAATTTCCGCCCCTGTTCATTAGATTCTGGAAGGTCTGGTTCACATCTCAGCCGTCTTGCAAACCATAACTCCAACCTGAGTTCTACAAATTTTGGCTCCAGCAATGGAACAGGCCCCGTCACTTCACCATCACATTTTAAGATAGGCTCAGTGTTGGGTGATTCTTCTGGTGCAGAACAGCCTTCAATTACTGCTACTATTGCAAATGGTCTCATTGGTACCATTTCACCAAGTGAGATTGAGCTTTCAGAGGATTATACCTGTGTCAGAAAGCATGGCCCCAATCCTAAAGTAACTCACATTTTTGGTGACTGTGTTTTGGAATGTCACAACAGTGAGTTATCAAATTTTGGTAAGTATAAGGAAGAGGGCAATGCCTTGCCCCTGACAGCTGAGTGCTCAGAGGTTCCAACCTCGTACCCCTCCAGCAACTTCTTGAGTTTTTGCTACTCTTGCAAGAAGAAATTGGATGGGGAAGATATTTACATGTACAG AGGCGAGAAAGCATTTTGCAGTTGGGCTTGCCGTCTGGAGGAGATTATGATTGACGAAGAGACAGAGAAATGCAACAAAAATGTTTCAGAAAAGTCTGCGAAGCCAAGCAACA GTAGACACACAAGATAA
- the LOC113779838 gene encoding FCS-Like Zinc finger 11 isoform X1: MLRKRTRSHQKDQNMGQLNSDVVSESFVHSDFLAHRNKNSSFFNVPGLFVGFNSKNSESDSARSPTSPLDFRVFTTWGNPFRSPKLSHESHHQKTWDTNKVGLSIIDSLDYEVKQSGKVLRSSDSKNILFGPKIRIKTPNFNNCTDSFEAPKSLPKDVGIFPFAKSKHSNLQNGSSDVLFEIGDGPLQRNSLGNFRPCSLDSGRSGSHLSRLANHNSNLSSTNFGSSNGTGPVTSPSHFKIGSVLGDSSGAEQPSITATIANGLIGTISPSEIELSEDYTCVRKHGPNPKVTHIFGDCVLECHNSELSNFGKYKEEGNALPLTAECSEVPTSYPSSNFLSFCYSCKKKLDGEDIYMYRGEKAFCSWACRLEEIMIDEETEKCNKNVSEKSAKPSNSEELSETGLFIST; this comes from the exons ATGCTGAGAAAGAGGACCAGATCACATCAGAAAGATCAAAACATGGGTCAGCTCAATTCTGATGTTGTTTCAGAATCCTTTGTTCACTCTGATTTTTTGGCTCATAGGAATAAAAATAGCTCCTTTTTCAATGTGCCTGGTCTGTTTGTTGGTTTCAACTCTAAGAATTCTGAATCTGATTCAGCTAGAAGCCCCACTTCGCCTTTGGATTTTAGGGTGTTTACTACCTGGGGAAATCCCTTTAGGTCCCCAAAATTGTCCCATGAAAGTCATCATCAAAAGACCTGGGATACCAATAAAGTAGGGCTAAGCATTATTGATTCTCTTGATTATGAGGTTAAGCAATCGGGAAAAGTTCTCCGATCTTCTGATAGTAAAAACATTCTTTTTGGACCAAAGATAAGGATaaaaacaccaaattttaacaATTGTACTGATTCTTTTGAGGCGCCTAAATCTCTGCCCAAAGATGTTGGTATTTTTCCTTTTGCCAAATCTAAGCATTCTAATCTGCAAAACGGCAGCTCTGATGTTCTTTTTGAAATTGGAGATGGCCCATTGCAACGGAACTCCCTTGGAAATTTCCGCCCCTGTTCATTAGATTCTGGAAGGTCTGGTTCACATCTCAGCCGTCTTGCAAACCATAACTCCAACCTGAGTTCTACAAATTTTGGCTCCAGCAATGGAACAGGCCCCGTCACTTCACCATCACATTTTAAGATAGGCTCAGTGTTGGGTGATTCTTCTGGTGCAGAACAGCCTTCAATTACTGCTACTATTGCAAATGGTCTCATTGGTACCATTTCACCAAGTGAGATTGAGCTTTCAGAGGATTATACCTGTGTCAGAAAGCATGGCCCCAATCCTAAAGTAACTCACATTTTTGGTGACTGTGTTTTGGAATGTCACAACAGTGAGTTATCAAATTTTGGTAAGTATAAGGAAGAGGGCAATGCCTTGCCCCTGACAGCTGAGTGCTCAGAGGTTCCAACCTCGTACCCCTCCAGCAACTTCTTGAGTTTTTGCTACTCTTGCAAGAAGAAATTGGATGGGGAAGATATTTACATGTACAG AGGCGAGAAAGCATTTTGCAGTTGGGCTTGCCGTCTGGAGGAGATTATGATTGACGAAGAGACAGAGAAATGCAACAAAAATGTTTCAGAAAAGTCTGCGAAGCCAAGCAACAGTGAGGAACTTTCTGAGACCGGCCTGTTCATTTCTACTTGA